From one Mobula birostris isolate sMobBir1 chromosome 20, sMobBir1.hap1, whole genome shotgun sequence genomic stretch:
- the LOC140212760 gene encoding interleukin-10 receptor subunit alpha-like produces MELQITILLLLGINLSGSETILSPPENLHFVSVNTENIFHWSPAQNNSQHVRYDVEYCRYGYGGEFIPVSSCTGISHHYCDLTEETWNFTVTFLVRVRSVIGNTTSNWESFERFQPYDATALGLPSFYIKVNDNKITVRVFPPTLHTAKRNRSMEDVFKDSMLYVIYTCGNGINRSDEIRGSKEPFRTNKEPPGASYCIRVRAKLYGDKRESNITEEKCVEIPTNPDEFHVVSAVIGAVATLMIVCFCLRLVCHYYLKKQRTTPAVLKSFEKNKKFLNIKYYLSLTEDVVVQKVFAVDALPGVTRTLEQDEPWLDQKIKEASSVDSGIDIGSQSSDRMVLLSEPLNRYMQQTPDSSSLQSTNPECGQSRSQPVDFCSVHIPDATDEPGDSTGSINISGYQRQMPRTNVGQEQIVEDSLPCCISLSDISVTEDFTKGFLNLDDVMLMENEF; encoded by the exons ATGGAACTTCAGATTACAATTCTTCTGTTACTGGGGATCAATCTCTCTG GATCTGAAACCATCCTAAGCCCCCCAGAAAATCTTCATTTTGTTTCCGTGAATACTGAAAACATCTTTCATTGGAGTCCAGCCCAGAATAATTCACAACATGTTCGATATGATGTGGAGTACTGCAG GTATGGATATGGTGGAGAGTTTATCCCAGTGTCAAGCTGTACAGGGATTTCCCACCATTACTGTGATCTCACTGAGGAGACCTGGAACTTCACTGTTACCTTTTTAGTTCGTGTCAGGAGTGTGATTGGCAACACAACTTCCAATTGGGAGAGTTTCGAACGATTTCAACCCTACGATGCCA CTGCTTTGGGATTGCCATCTTTTTATATAAAAGTAAACGATAACAAGATTACCGTCAGGGtcttcccacccaccctgcacacAGCAAAAAGAAACAGGTCAATGGAGGATGTGTTCAAAGACTCGATGTTGTATGTAATTTATACCTGTGGAAATGGCATCAACCGT TCTGATGAAATTCGGGGTTCAAAAGAACCATTCAGAACAAATAAAGAGCCACCGGGGGCTAGCTACTGCATCAGAGTCAGGGCAAAACTATATGGCGATAAGAGGGAAAGCAATATTACAGAAGAGAAATGTGTGGAAATCCCAACTAATCCAG ATGAATTTCACGTCGTCTCTGCTGTCATCGGTGCTGTTGCCACTCTGATGATCGTCTGCTTCTGCCTGCGATTGGTCTGCCATTATTACCTGAAGAAACAAAGAACAACACCAGCTGTTCTG AAATCATTTGAAAAGAACAAGAAGTTTTTGAACATCAAGTATTACTTGAGTTTGACAGAAGATGTGGTGGTACAAAAGGTGTTTGCTGTTGATGCCCTTCCTGGTGTCACCAGGACTCTGGAACAGGATGAACCCTGGCTGGACCAGAAAATCAAGGAAGCATCTTCTGTGGATAGTGGAATTGATATTGGGAGCCAATCATCAGACCGCATGGTATTGCTCAGTGAGCCTCTGAACCGCTACATGCAGCAGACGCCAGACTCGAGCAGCCTCCAGAGCACCAACCCCGAGTGTGGGCAGAGCAGATCACAGCCTGTCGATTTCTGCTCAGTACACATCCCGGATGCGACGGACGAGCCGGGGGATAGCACTGGAAGCATAAATATTTCAGGGTATCAGAGACAGATGCCAAGGACTAACGTGGGTCAGGAACAAATTGTAGAGGACTCTCTTCCCTGCTGCATCTCGTTATCAGATATTAGCGTAACAGAAGACTTTACAAAAGGGTTTCTCAACTTGGATGATGTCATGTTAATGGAGAATGAATTTTAA